A window of the Halopseudomonas phragmitis genome harbors these coding sequences:
- the flhB gene encoding flagellar biosynthesis protein FlhB has protein sequence MSEQNASSQEKTEQPTAHKLKNSKREGQVARSKDLATTVSLLITLLVLKFSFGLFYEGLQDLFRLSYINFHQSEISLDDLSLILGHNLLVFIKLMLPLLITTLLVIVLSLIPGGWVFSSKNFMPKLSKLNPITGLGRIFSAQNWTELLKSILKVVVLCATAVILLLATAPKFMALQRVDIHTAISGAMTLAFYLAMMLIVVFILFSLIDIPLQKFFFTKKMRMTKQEVKEEHKNQEGRPEIKARIKQLQRQLLQRQISRVIKDADVVIVNPQHYAVALRYDLDKAEAPYVLAKGVDETALYIRKMANAHNLEVVEAPPLARAVYYSTQVNQQIPMPLYTAVAHVLTYVLQLKAWRQGRRSKPELASQLPIPESLIR, from the coding sequence ATGTCCGAGCAGAACGCCAGCAGTCAGGAAAAAACCGAGCAGCCCACCGCGCACAAACTCAAGAACAGCAAGCGCGAAGGTCAGGTTGCCCGCTCCAAGGATCTGGCAACCACCGTTTCGCTGCTGATCACCCTGCTGGTGCTGAAGTTCAGCTTCGGGCTGTTCTACGAAGGCCTGCAGGACCTGTTCCGACTGTCGTACATCAACTTTCACCAGAGCGAAATAAGCCTGGATGATCTCAGCCTGATTCTCGGCCACAACCTGTTGGTGTTCATCAAGCTGATGTTGCCCCTGCTGATAACCACCCTACTGGTCATAGTGCTGTCACTGATCCCCGGCGGCTGGGTGTTCTCATCCAAGAACTTCATGCCCAAGCTCAGCAAGCTCAATCCGATCACAGGGCTCGGGCGGATCTTTTCCGCTCAGAACTGGACCGAACTACTCAAGTCGATCCTCAAGGTCGTAGTGCTGTGCGCCACCGCAGTCATCCTGCTGCTGGCTACCGCTCCCAAGTTCATGGCCTTGCAGCGCGTGGACATCCATACCGCGATCAGTGGCGCCATGACCTTGGCATTCTATCTGGCGATGATGTTGATTGTGGTGTTCATCCTGTTCTCCCTGATCGACATCCCCCTGCAGAAATTCTTCTTTACCAAGAAGATGCGCATGACCAAACAGGAGGTAAAGGAAGAGCACAAGAATCAGGAAGGCAGGCCAGAGATCAAGGCCCGAATCAAGCAATTGCAACGCCAGTTGCTGCAACGCCAGATCAGCCGGGTCATCAAGGATGCCGACGTGGTGATCGTCAACCCACAGCACTATGCCGTTGCCCTGCGCTACGATCTGGACAAGGCCGAAGCTCCCTACGTGCTGGCCAAGGGCGTTGATGAAACCGCCCTGTATATCCGCAAGATGGCCAACGCCCATAACCTGGAAGTAGTCGAGGCGCCGCCGCTGGCGCGCGCGGTCTACTACAGCACCCAGGTCAATCAGCAGATACCCATGCCGCTCTATACCGCGGTGGCCCACGTACTGACCTATGTATTGCAGCTCAAGGCCTGGCGCCAGGGGCGCCGCAGCAAACCGGAGCTGGCCAGCCAGTTGCCGATTCCCGAATCACTGATCCGTTGA
- a CDS encoding sigma-54-dependent transcriptional regulator encodes MKHLSQAMNYSESQGGADLVVTGGVVIAGVEDQDHDVSLSRGLRAAGCQVHRVASLEQLDERRLSGAGLLLVLVSGLEPSGLYDQVARLTRRWPGLSVVPIVEYQDQEKAATLLELGCIDYLLSPFSDQQLFQLLHRVRQAELAQEDFVSCSHAGRRLLAMAQRVAMTRAPIMISGETGTGKEMMARYIHRFSSSAEAPFVAVNCAAIPEAMLESILFGHERGAFTGAVSAQPGKFEQANGGTLLLDEIGELPLALQAKLLRVLQEQRVERLGGQREIHLDVRIIAATNRDLQAEVEAGRFRADLMFRLDVLPLQLMPLRERKEDVIPLARQFIRKYAPHEAHQELLTQAACQALMQHDWPGNVRELENTLQRALVLRNGLFIQPCDLGLAVQELSGTEARQLAPVSETGKAALKASGKWAEYQHVIDTIRQCGGHKAKAAERLGMTPRALRYRLNAMREQGVQIPV; translated from the coding sequence GTGAAGCATCTCAGTCAGGCAATGAACTACAGCGAGTCGCAAGGCGGCGCCGATCTGGTCGTGACCGGAGGGGTGGTGATTGCCGGCGTTGAGGATCAGGACCATGACGTCTCCCTGTCCCGAGGTCTGCGGGCAGCCGGCTGTCAGGTGCATCGCGTTGCCAGTCTGGAGCAGTTGGATGAGCGCCGCCTCAGTGGTGCTGGTTTGCTGCTGGTACTGGTCAGTGGGCTTGAGCCGAGCGGACTGTATGACCAGGTCGCACGCCTGACCCGTCGCTGGCCGGGTTTGAGTGTAGTGCCGATTGTTGAATACCAGGACCAGGAAAAGGCGGCGACGCTGCTGGAGTTGGGTTGCATTGACTATCTGCTCAGCCCGTTCAGTGATCAGCAGTTGTTTCAACTGCTGCACCGGGTCCGTCAGGCCGAGCTGGCCCAAGAAGACTTTGTCTCTTGTTCACACGCCGGGCGTCGGCTGCTGGCGATGGCTCAGCGGGTAGCCATGACCCGAGCGCCAATCATGATCAGCGGTGAAACCGGGACCGGCAAGGAAATGATGGCGCGCTATATCCATCGTTTCTCAAGCAGTGCCGAGGCTCCCTTTGTTGCAGTCAACTGTGCGGCGATTCCGGAAGCCATGCTGGAGTCGATCCTGTTTGGTCATGAGCGTGGAGCCTTTACCGGTGCGGTCAGCGCCCAGCCGGGCAAATTCGAGCAGGCCAATGGCGGCACGCTGTTGCTGGACGAGATCGGGGAGTTGCCACTGGCGCTGCAGGCCAAACTGCTCAGAGTGCTACAGGAGCAGCGGGTTGAGCGTCTGGGCGGTCAGCGGGAAATCCATCTGGACGTGCGTATCATCGCGGCCACCAACCGTGATCTGCAGGCCGAGGTTGAGGCCGGACGGTTCCGTGCTGATTTGATGTTCCGCCTGGATGTACTGCCGCTGCAATTGATGCCGCTGCGTGAGCGCAAGGAAGATGTGATCCCCTTGGCGCGCCAGTTCATTCGTAAGTATGCCCCCCATGAAGCACATCAGGAACTGCTCACCCAGGCAGCCTGTCAGGCGCTGATGCAGCATGACTGGCCGGGTAATGTCCGGGAGCTGGAAAACACCCTGCAGCGAGCGCTGGTTCTGCGCAATGGGCTTTTCATCCAGCCCTGTGATCTGGGTCTGGCTGTCCAGGAGCTGTCCGGCACTGAAGCCCGGCAATTGGCTCCGGTCAGTGAGACCGGCAAGGCCGCGCTCAAGGCCAGCGGCAAATGGGCCGAGTATCAGCATGTGATTGACACCATCCGCCAGTGCGGCGGGCACAAGGCCAAGGCTGCCGAGCGTCTGGGGATGACCCCGCGCGCTTTGCGCTACCGGTTGAACGCCATGCGTGAGCAGGGCGTGCAGATTCCCGTGTAA
- a CDS encoding flagellar biosynthetic protein FliQ, whose product MLTPENAVALIAHAVYIIGLVVCILVIPSLIGGLIVSIFQAATQINEQMLSFLPRLLITLGMLVFAGHWILRTLSELFIETFQQAGHLVG is encoded by the coding sequence ATGCTGACACCGGAAAATGCCGTCGCGCTGATCGCCCACGCGGTTTACATCATCGGCTTGGTCGTCTGCATCCTGGTGATTCCCAGCCTGATCGGCGGCCTGATCGTCAGTATTTTCCAGGCCGCGACCCAGATCAATGAGCAGATGCTGAGCTTTCTGCCACGCCTGCTGATCACCCTGGGCATGCTGGTGTTCGCCGGGCACTGGATCTTGCGCACACTCAGCGAACTGTTCATCGAAACCTTCCAGCAGGCCGGCCATCTGGTCGGCTGA
- a CDS encoding FliM/FliN family flagellar motor switch protein gives MNEQLSDQELDNLINDGDLQLDDEPVAASLSEASPRLPQQDLSFFGKIPVQVTLEVASVQLPLKDLMDVDASSVIALDKLAGEPLDVKVNGAQFAKAEVVVVNGSYGLRILELSGTGLKDLTA, from the coding sequence ATGAACGAACAACTCAGCGACCAAGAACTCGACAACCTGATCAACGATGGCGACCTGCAACTTGACGATGAACCCGTCGCCGCCAGTCTCAGCGAGGCCAGCCCACGACTACCGCAACAGGATTTGAGCTTCTTCGGCAAGATTCCGGTACAGGTCACTCTGGAGGTCGCCTCCGTTCAGTTGCCGCTCAAGGACCTGATGGACGTCGATGCCAGCAGCGTGATTGCACTCGACAAGCTGGCGGGCGAGCCACTGGACGTGAAGGTCAACGGCGCACAGTTCGCCAAGGCCGAAGTCGTGGTGGTCAATGGCAGCTATGGCCTGCGCATCCTCGAACTCAGCGGCACCGGCTTGAAAGACCTGACCGCATGA
- a CDS encoding flagellar hook-basal body complex protein FliE produces the protein MNSITQVQQQMLERMSQMQAASSGAVVRAALDKPPVGGVGQAFTDVLRTIDSEQHLASQALADVDSGKSKDLVGAMIQSQKASLSFAALVQVRNKMSSAFDEIMRMPV, from the coding sequence ATGAATTCGATTACCCAGGTACAGCAGCAGATGCTCGAGCGCATGAGCCAGATGCAGGCGGCGTCTTCGGGCGCGGTGGTGCGTGCAGCGCTGGACAAGCCGCCGGTTGGCGGGGTGGGGCAGGCCTTTACGGATGTGCTGCGCACGATTGATAGCGAGCAGCATCTGGCCAGTCAAGCGCTGGCCGATGTCGATAGTGGCAAGAGCAAGGATCTGGTCGGGGCGATGATCCAGAGTCAGAAAGCCAGTCTGTCGTTCGCAGCGCTGGTGCAGGTGCGCAATAAGATGAGCAGCGCCTTCGATGAAATCATGAGAATGCCGGTTTAA
- a CDS encoding PilZ domain-containing protein yields the protein MREQSRMVFRSIFRIKVADRDTGRLIGYVGDISEGGFKLLSDEPMALDVPVALQIRLRDEEGKMQMLDVEVICLWCQENIRTGYHESGCSLHQPSEEFARLVAGMRAKRASKSPG from the coding sequence GTGCGTGAGCAAAGCCGTATGGTGTTTCGTTCGATCTTCCGCATCAAAGTCGCGGACCGTGACACTGGGCGATTGATTGGTTATGTCGGGGACATTTCCGAAGGGGGCTTCAAGCTGCTCAGCGATGAGCCCATGGCGCTGGATGTGCCGGTAGCACTGCAGATTCGCCTACGCGACGAGGAGGGGAAGATGCAGATGTTGGATGTTGAGGTCATCTGTTTGTGGTGCCAGGAGAATATCCGGACCGGCTATCATGAGTCCGGGTGCTCGCTGCACCAGCCATCCGAGGAGTTTGCTCGCCTGGTCGCGGGGATGCGAGCCAAGCGAGCGAGTAAATCCCCGGGCTGA
- the fliF gene encoding flagellar basal-body MS-ring/collar protein FliF yields the protein MLQTIKSRLPVSGFKLDPRMTLFGMALAAGLVAIGIALYLWREPASYRPLYGAGESYPAAEVMQVLEAEGIRYRLHGQSGQVLVREDHLARARLQLSARGVSVAVPPGYELFDRDEPLGTSQFVQDVRLKRSLEGELARTVMSLKGVEQARVHLAREENRSFVVGRRLPAKASVMLQLAPGTRLQPDQVSAIVNLVANSVPQLEVADVSVVDQHGTLLSRGLDGWGGPARNWQVVEDYQHKAVGNIEQVLAPVLGAGNFRISVAADVDFSQREETVQTYGEAPRVRNEQLRSESAIDQLALGVPGSLSNLPLQLPAPAVDAGEDGAQGNDGNQAATSLRQESNRQLDYDQSVTHVKHAPFALRQQSIAVVLNAASAPEGGWSEQARAELEAMIRSAAGFNAARGDQLTLSVLPFSTVEPLLAELAWWESEQMHALARLGLLGFLALLILLLVVRPAMRIVSRPEQPVLTEELVELDPPAPERALPLQQERPGLSILSELSPLSEIRLPAPNSGLELQIEHLQMLARNDPERVSEVLKHWIGRNDRDLSST from the coding sequence GTGTTGCAGACCATCAAAAGCAGACTGCCCGTGAGCGGGTTCAAGCTCGACCCACGGATGACCCTATTCGGCATGGCCCTGGCCGCCGGCCTGGTGGCTATCGGGATCGCACTGTATCTCTGGCGCGAGCCAGCCTCCTATCGACCACTGTACGGCGCTGGAGAAAGTTATCCGGCGGCTGAGGTCATGCAGGTCCTCGAGGCCGAGGGTATTCGCTACCGCCTGCATGGGCAGAGCGGCCAGGTGCTGGTGCGTGAAGATCATCTGGCCCGGGCGCGCCTGCAACTTTCGGCCCGGGGGGTCAGTGTCGCGGTGCCGCCGGGCTATGAACTGTTTGATCGGGACGAGCCGCTGGGCACCAGCCAGTTTGTTCAGGATGTGCGGCTCAAGCGCAGTCTGGAAGGTGAATTGGCGCGCACGGTCATGAGCCTCAAAGGGGTCGAGCAGGCCCGGGTGCATCTGGCCCGTGAAGAGAATCGTTCGTTTGTGGTGGGGCGCCGTCTGCCGGCCAAAGCCTCGGTAATGCTGCAGTTGGCTCCAGGCACCCGGCTGCAACCGGATCAGGTCAGTGCGATCGTCAATCTGGTTGCCAACAGTGTGCCGCAGCTCGAGGTGGCCGATGTCAGTGTGGTCGATCAGCACGGTACCCTGCTGTCGCGCGGTCTGGATGGCTGGGGTGGGCCGGCGCGCAACTGGCAGGTGGTCGAGGACTATCAGCACAAGGCGGTAGGCAATATCGAGCAGGTGCTGGCTCCGGTACTGGGCGCGGGCAACTTCCGGATCAGCGTGGCAGCCGATGTTGACTTCAGCCAGCGCGAAGAAACCGTACAGACCTATGGCGAAGCGCCGCGAGTGCGTAACGAGCAGCTGCGCAGTGAAAGCGCGATCGATCAGTTGGCGCTAGGGGTACCAGGTTCGCTGAGCAATCTGCCGTTGCAGTTGCCTGCGCCGGCGGTGGATGCCGGTGAGGACGGTGCGCAAGGTAATGACGGCAACCAGGCCGCGACCTCGCTGCGCCAGGAGTCCAATCGCCAGCTCGATTACGACCAGTCGGTAACTCATGTCAAGCATGCGCCCTTTGCCTTGCGCCAACAGAGCATTGCCGTGGTGTTGAATGCGGCCAGCGCTCCCGAGGGCGGCTGGAGCGAACAGGCCCGGGCTGAGCTGGAAGCGATGATTCGCAGCGCCGCCGGGTTCAATGCCGCCCGCGGTGATCAACTGACGCTGAGCGTGCTGCCCTTCAGTACGGTCGAGCCGCTGTTGGCAGAGCTGGCCTGGTGGGAGAGCGAACAGATGCACGCACTGGCGCGCCTCGGTCTCTTAGGGTTCCTGGCCCTGTTGATCCTGTTGTTGGTGGTACGCCCGGCAATGCGTATTGTCAGCCGTCCGGAGCAGCCGGTGCTCACTGAGGAATTGGTCGAGCTTGATCCGCCCGCACCTGAGCGCGCCTTGCCGTTGCAGCAAGAGCGTCCGGGCCTGAGCATCCTCAGCGAGTTGAGCCCGCTGTCGGAGATTCGCCTGCCGGCACCCAATTCAGGTCTTGAACTACAGATTGAGCACTTGCAGATGTTGGCGCGCAATGATCCTGAGCGGGTTTCTGAGGTGCTCAAGCACTGGATCGGTCGCAATGATCGTGACCTGTCGTCTACCTGA
- the fliP gene encoding flagellar type III secretion system pore protein FliP (The bacterial flagellar biogenesis protein FliP forms a type III secretion system (T3SS)-type pore required for flagellar assembly.) — translation MSLLRRLTLTILPLLLGLSPALAQAAGGEISLFSLNETEDGQELSVKLQILIIMTLLGFLPAMLMLMTCFTRFIIVLAILRQAIGLQQSPPNNVLIGIALCMTLLVMRPVWQDMYSNAYEPFQADEISLEQGLGEARTILSRFMLAQTNETALYTIVSLVDEEIPEDLESIDFTLLLPAFVLSELKTAFQLGFMIFVPFLVIDLVVASVLMAMGMMMLSPMMISLPFKLMIFVLVDGWSLMIGTLTTSVQPY, via the coding sequence ATGAGCCTGCTACGCCGTCTGACCCTGACTATCCTGCCACTGTTGCTGGGCCTGAGCCCGGCCCTGGCCCAGGCGGCGGGAGGCGAGATTTCGCTGTTCTCGCTGAACGAGACCGAGGACGGCCAGGAACTCAGCGTCAAGCTGCAAATTCTGATCATCATGACCCTGCTCGGCTTTCTGCCAGCCATGCTGATGCTGATGACCTGCTTTACCCGCTTCATCATCGTGCTGGCGATTCTGCGCCAGGCCATCGGCCTGCAGCAAAGCCCGCCCAACAACGTATTGATCGGCATTGCACTGTGCATGACCCTGTTGGTCATGCGCCCAGTTTGGCAGGACATGTACAGCAACGCCTATGAACCGTTCCAGGCCGATGAAATCAGCCTGGAGCAGGGCCTGGGTGAAGCCAGGACCATTCTCAGCCGGTTCATGCTGGCGCAAACCAATGAAACCGCGCTCTACACCATCGTCTCGCTGGTCGACGAGGAAATTCCCGAGGATCTGGAAAGCATCGACTTCACCCTGCTGCTGCCGGCTTTTGTGCTCAGCGAACTGAAGACGGCCTTTCAGCTCGGCTTCATGATCTTTGTCCCATTCCTGGTGATCGATCTGGTGGTGGCCAGCGTACTGATGGCCATGGGCATGATGATGCTCTCACCGATGATGATCTCACTGCCGTTCAAGCTGATGATTTTCGTGCTGGTCGATGGCTGGAGCCTGATGATCGGCACGCTGACCACCAGCGTACAACCCTATTGA
- a CDS encoding flagellar biosynthetic protein FliR, giving the protein MSATEALFDANRYLLLVQSYWWPFCRILAVFTLAPMFSHKALSLPVRILLALALTLALGGALPTPPLLDPLSLAGLLATLEQIAFGLMLGLSLQLVFTVYSLVGEIISTQMGMSMARYNDPQNGVSSSSILYQLYFTLLVFLYFAIDGHLVTVSILYQSFVYWPIGSGLHFTGMASTLYAISWVLSAAVLIALPMVFCMTLILFSFGLLNRISPAMNLFALGFPIAILTGWMAIFFTLPNMSESYLLLTRQLLDNLGIVLLE; this is encoded by the coding sequence ATGTCCGCCACTGAAGCGCTGTTTGACGCCAATCGCTACCTGCTGCTGGTACAAAGTTACTGGTGGCCGTTCTGCCGCATCCTTGCCGTGTTCACCCTGGCGCCCATGTTCAGCCACAAGGCCCTGTCATTGCCTGTGCGCATTCTGCTGGCCCTGGCTCTAACCCTGGCGCTGGGTGGCGCCCTGCCCACCCCACCGCTGCTTGACCCGCTGTCGCTGGCCGGGCTGCTGGCAACCCTGGAACAGATTGCCTTCGGCCTGATGCTCGGGCTGTCGCTACAGCTGGTATTCACCGTCTACAGCCTGGTCGGGGAAATAATCTCGACCCAGATGGGTATGAGCATGGCGCGCTACAACGACCCACAGAACGGCGTCTCGTCTTCATCAATCCTCTACCAACTGTACTTCACCCTGCTGGTGTTTCTGTACTTTGCCATTGATGGCCACCTGGTCACCGTCAGCATCCTGTACCAGAGCTTCGTCTACTGGCCGATCGGCAGCGGCCTGCACTTTACCGGCATGGCCAGCACCCTGTACGCCATCAGTTGGGTTCTGTCCGCCGCCGTGCTGATCGCCCTGCCGATGGTGTTCTGCATGACTCTGATCCTGTTCAGCTTCGGCCTGCTCAACCGCATTTCACCGGCGATGAATCTGTTCGCCCTAGGCTTCCCAATTGCCATTCTCACCGGCTGGATGGCGATCTTCTTCACCTTGCCGAACATGTCGGAAAGCTATCTGCTGCTAACCCGGCAACTGCTCGACAACCTCGGCATAGTGTTGCTGGAGTAA
- a CDS encoding FliM/FliN family flagellar motor switch protein, protein MIGNSKVHHGVPADALVKLKPHKLGRHYHKVPQYISEAANKYPRLIGDYFLRNFRINLELQGVSVSEQIASEPDCLFRSELGKIGFSISRPLLAEALECYYGGTTLPSHEATPISTSEQRMRDRLGRDIAEIFGRVIMAGTSLGQLEAHDNAYDQPLWEYLVEFSLTSHLTSTTASLFIYLDNQLADLLTSKMALPGSSQPAGDPLSNIKRLPVRLECVLASVQMSLADVLALQPDDILMIRMHERCDVRINQQKLFRGAIFEDDGALCLTSLESVKSP, encoded by the coding sequence ATGATTGGTAATTCGAAAGTCCACCATGGCGTGCCGGCCGATGCCCTGGTCAAATTGAAACCTCACAAGCTGGGGCGCCACTATCACAAGGTGCCGCAGTACATCAGCGAAGCCGCCAACAAATACCCGCGCCTGATCGGCGACTACTTCCTGCGCAACTTCCGCATCAATCTGGAACTACAAGGTGTCAGTGTCAGCGAACAGATCGCTAGCGAACCTGACTGCCTGTTCCGCTCCGAACTGGGCAAGATCGGCTTCTCGATTTCTCGCCCGCTGCTGGCTGAGGCGTTGGAGTGCTATTACGGCGGCACTACCCTGCCAAGCCACGAGGCCACACCAATCAGCACCTCAGAGCAGCGTATGCGTGATCGCCTGGGTCGGGATATCGCCGAGATTTTCGGTCGGGTGATCATGGCTGGCACCAGCCTCGGTCAGCTTGAGGCTCATGACAACGCCTATGACCAGCCGCTGTGGGAGTACCTGGTCGAGTTCTCGCTGACCAGCCACCTGACCTCGACCACCGCATCGCTATTCATCTATCTGGACAATCAGTTGGCCGACCTGTTGACCAGCAAGATGGCCCTGCCAGGCAGCAGCCAGCCGGCAGGCGATCCGCTGAGCAACATCAAGCGCCTGCCGGTGCGCCTGGAATGCGTGCTGGCCTCGGTACAGATGTCCCTGGCCGACGTACTGGCACTGCAACCGGACGACATTCTCATGATCCGCATGCATGAGCGCTGCGATGTCCGTATCAACCAGCAAAAACTGTTTCGCGGGGCCATCTTCGAAGATGACGGCGCCCTTTGTCTTACCTCTCTGGAAAGCGTGAAGAGCCCATGA
- a CDS encoding flagellar biosynthesis protein FlhA, whose translation MKPYQQLMPILTSGQIGIPLVILSILAMIILPLPPLLLDILFTFNISMAVLVLMVSVSAKRPLDFSLFPTVILITTLLRLTLNVASTRVVLLEGHNGSDAAGKVIQAFGEVVIGGNFIVGLIVFVILMIINFMVVTKGGERISEVTARFTLDALPGKQMAIDADLNAGLVTQEEAKQRRQEVAKEADFYGAMDGAAKFVRGDAIAGILILLINLFGGFAIGLFIYDLSAGDAFQQYALLTIGDGLVAQIPALLLSTAAAIIVTRINESAAITSQVRKQMLASPTLIYTVAGILFVLALVPGMPHMAFLGFAALLGFIGWCVSRFQPVDEASGVEQAEALSQAMERERLQTLEWSDIPLVERISIALGYKLVNLVSPETGAPLPQRVRGVRQTLSESLGFLLPEVQIRDSLRLKASQYQIHINGDKVESAELHADRLMAIPSPETYGELDGIIGIDPAYGMQVVWINPEDKPRALNLGYQVIDCSSVIATHLNKIVREQLPEIFKHDDVEQLMQRLALQAPKLAESLKAQLNHTQQHRVYRQLLQEQVSLRDIVSIATAMLESSESTKDPLLIASDVRYALRRSIVSSIAGDRSELAVFILDNGLENTLMSALSAAQQAGPVSLDSIPVEPNLLNQLQNSMPVVKEKLRKEGHPPILVVMPQLRPLLARYAKVFSPGLHVLSQNEIPERVGVNILGTLG comes from the coding sequence ATGAAGCCTTATCAGCAACTGATGCCCATCCTGACCTCCGGCCAGATCGGTATACCCCTGGTCATTCTGTCGATTCTGGCAATGATCATTCTGCCGCTGCCGCCGCTGCTGCTGGATATCCTGTTCACCTTCAACATCTCCATGGCCGTGCTGGTGCTGATGGTCAGCGTCTCGGCCAAGCGGCCGCTGGACTTCTCCCTGTTTCCCACGGTAATTCTGATCACCACCCTGCTGCGCCTGACGCTCAACGTCGCCTCAACCCGGGTCGTGCTGTTGGAAGGTCACAACGGCAGTGATGCCGCTGGCAAGGTGATCCAAGCTTTCGGTGAGGTGGTCATCGGCGGCAACTTCATCGTCGGCCTGATTGTTTTCGTGATCCTGATGATCATCAACTTCATGGTGGTCACCAAGGGTGGCGAGCGAATATCCGAGGTCACCGCGCGGTTTACCCTCGATGCCCTGCCCGGCAAGCAGATGGCTATCGACGCCGACCTCAACGCCGGGCTGGTTACCCAGGAGGAAGCCAAGCAGCGGCGCCAGGAAGTCGCCAAGGAAGCCGACTTCTACGGCGCCATGGATGGAGCCGCCAAATTCGTTCGCGGTGATGCCATCGCTGGCATTCTGATTCTGCTGATCAACTTGTTTGGCGGCTTCGCCATCGGCCTGTTCATCTACGATCTGTCTGCAGGCGATGCATTCCAGCAGTATGCCCTGCTGACCATTGGTGATGGTCTGGTCGCCCAGATTCCCGCACTACTGCTATCAACCGCCGCAGCCATCATCGTCACCCGCATCAACGAGTCAGCAGCCATCACTTCGCAAGTACGCAAGCAGATGCTGGCCTCGCCAACCCTGATCTACACCGTGGCCGGCATCCTGTTCGTGCTTGCTTTGGTCCCCGGCATGCCACACATGGCGTTCCTGGGATTTGCCGCCTTGCTCGGGTTCATCGGCTGGTGCGTATCTCGCTTCCAACCAGTTGATGAAGCCAGCGGTGTTGAGCAGGCCGAAGCGCTCAGCCAGGCCATGGAACGCGAACGGCTTCAGACGTTGGAGTGGAGCGACATTCCTCTGGTCGAGCGGATCTCCATCGCCCTAGGGTACAAACTGGTCAACCTGGTCAGCCCTGAAACCGGCGCGCCACTGCCGCAACGGGTACGCGGGGTACGCCAGACCCTCTCCGAATCGCTTGGCTTTCTCCTGCCGGAAGTACAGATCCGCGACAGTTTGCGGCTCAAAGCCTCGCAGTATCAGATCCACATTAATGGCGACAAGGTCGAGTCGGCTGAACTGCATGCCGATCGGCTGATGGCGATACCCTCACCAGAAACCTATGGCGAGCTGGATGGCATTATCGGCATCGACCCGGCCTATGGCATGCAGGTAGTCTGGATCAATCCCGAGGACAAGCCCCGGGCACTCAACCTCGGCTATCAGGTCATTGACTGCTCCAGCGTGATCGCCACCCACCTGAACAAGATCGTGCGCGAACAGCTGCCGGAAATCTTCAAGCATGATGATGTCGAACAGCTGATGCAGCGTCTGGCGCTCCAGGCCCCCAAGCTGGCCGAAAGTCTCAAGGCCCAGCTCAATCATACTCAGCAACACCGGGTTTATCGGCAACTGTTGCAGGAGCAAGTCTCGCTACGCGATATCGTCAGCATAGCCACCGCTATGCTTGAGAGCAGTGAAAGTACCAAGGACCCGCTACTGATTGCTTCGGATGTACGCTACGCGCTGCGTCGCAGCATCGTTTCAAGCATCGCCGGCGATCGTAGCGAGCTGGCCGTATTCATCCTCGACAATGGCTTGGAGAATACGCTGATGAGCGCCTTGAGCGCAGCCCAGCAGGCCGGCCCGGTCAGCCTCGACAGCATTCCCGTCGAACCCAATCTGCTCAACCAGTTGCAGAACAGTATGCCGGTGGTGAAGGAAAAACTGCGCAAGGAAGGCCACCCACCGATCCTGGTCGTCATGCCCCAGCTCCGCCCCCTGCTGGCCCGTTATGCCAAGGTGTTCAGCCCAGGACTGCACGTACTGTCTCAGAATGAAATCCCCGAGCGGGTCGGCGTCAATATCCTCGGTACCCTGGGCTGA